The following DNA comes from Flavisolibacter ginsenosidimutans.
TTGCCGCCCACGCCCATTTGCACAAGGTCAACATTCAAGGTAAGATAGCCAGCGTCTTTTAATGCGTTGGTGTGTTTTGCGTTTTCAATGTTTTCTTCTGTGTATGGCCAGGCACTCATTGAAAGCAGGCTATCGGCAACAACCAATAACCCTTCGGCCTTTTTGTTTGCCAACAACATCCAACGCACGTCTGTTCTGTTGCCGTTCTCTTGCGGCACGGCATAAGGCTCCATGAATTCAAAAATATTTTTCGAGTAGATGGCCGCATCAAAACCGTACCTGCGGTCGATGTAATTCTCCATCGGCCCTTTGCCGTACCAGCTTATGTTGTCAAAGCTTCTTTCAATGCCGCCCTGCATGCCCACTTTTGGAATGTTGGGGAGACCGGGTTTGCACATCAATGTGTAATCAACTTTTATTACACCGTCGCCGTTGACGGAATACGTCACTTGCACGGAAGCACTGTCGTTTATCAACGAGTAATTACTTAAAATTTTTGCGATGCCTTTGTTTTCGAGAGAGGCCGCAACGCTTTTTAATTTCAGGCTTGACTCGTACCATTCGTGAAGCCTTTTGTTTGGCTTCCAACCACGGCGGTCGTTGTCGGTAAGCGGCCGTTTGAAGTGCGGCAAAAACGGCTGTGCAATTTGTTCCTTGCCTTTCCAATCGTAAGAAATCAGCGCACCGTTTGTTTTATCAAAGGCAACGGTAAAATGTTTTCCTGAAACGATGTAACGGTTAACCGTTTCTTTTAACGACAAGCCCGGATAAATTTTGTTCGATGCTTTTTGCACCGCCAAACCCGTTAAGGCAAATTGATTGGATGCGATTTCAAAGCCCCTGGCCGCCCAGACCTTGTCTTCCACCAGTGTAAAATGAATGTCCGCAAGATATTCGCCGCCGCTTTTCATTTCCGGCAGATAAGCCGCAATGCTGATGATTGTGTCTCTTCCTGCGGCAAGCGAAATTCGGGGTAACGTTTTGTTGACAACAACGTTTCCGTCTGCTCTCACAATCAGGTTCACGTTGTAATCGCCGAGATTTTTTACCGCATGACGATTGGTGATTTTAATGAGTCCCTTTGCCGCATCAACAAGTTCACATTGTGCGCCCTGAAAAATGCGCTTGCATTCATACATCGCAGCCTTCGGTCTTCCGTCGGAAGCAACAATTCCCTTGATGGTGAAGTTGTCGAAATACTTCTCGCCAAAATCGCCGCCGTAAGCATAGTATGCTGCGCCGCTGCTGTCGCGCTGCAAAATACCCTGGTCTTTAAACTCCCAAATCGCACCACCAATCACGCGGGGCGTTGAGCGAAATTCATCCCAAAACTCTTTCAGGTTTCCATTGGAGTTTCCCATTGCATGTGAGTACTCCACAAAAAAGATTGGACGATGATCACCGTTGGCCTGTGTAGCCAAAAGTTTAGGCGTAAAGATGCCGGGATACATGCGGCTCACGATGTCAACCCAAGGTTCATCTTGCGGATTTTGCAAACGATGCGAGTGATCGTTTGACTTTAAGTAACGCGGGTCCGATGGATCAATGTAACCTTCCAACCGTGGATTGCCCATCGCCGGTTCGTAATGCACCGGACGGGTAATGTCGAAGTCATGAATCCACGCCGACATGGCCGCATGATTGGGCCCTCTTCCCGCTTCGTTGCCCAAACTCCAGATGATGATGCTCGGATGATTTTTATCCCGCATGGCCATGCGTGTGATGCGATCCATATAAGCACCTGTCCACTGCGGGTCGTTGCTTAATTTTCCACCCAAACCGTGTGTTTCCAAGTTGGCTTCGTCAATCACGAGAATGCCGTATTCATCGCACAAATCATAGAGATAAGGGTCCATTGGATAGTGCGACGTGCGAATGCAATTGAAGTTAAAACGCTTAATGGTTTGCACGTCTTGCAAAATATCTTCACGACTTAACGCTTTGCCTTTTGTAGGAGAATGATCGGGGCGATTGACGCCGTATAAATAAGTTTGTTTTCCGTTGATGAGAAGCTTGCTGTTGTCCTTTGCAAATTCAATGCTGCGAAAACCAATCTTGCAACTCTTTGCTTCGAGCAAATTACCTGTACTGTCTTCAAGCGAAAGCACCAACGTATAAAGGTTCGGAATTTCATCGCTCCATTTATCGGGATTCTTCACCGTTGTTTCCAGCAAACCAAACTTCACGTTG
Coding sequences within:
- a CDS encoding glycoside hydrolase family 2 TIM barrel-domain containing protein, coding for MKHCFTIFFLLVFLSSLKAQLVDKTPAAVPVVPTVYDREPWEDPSVSGINREPSRATAYSFATIDEALKGNRSQSRMMSLNGEWDFSFALKPDDAPKDFYKSRVQGWKKIEVPSNWEMKGYDKPIYKGAVYPFRPVNPPYVPHDYNGTGCYQRTFTIPAAWKAMNITLHFGGVGTGFKVWLNGKFVGYGEDSFNSTEFNITPYLQAGENVLSVWVIRWSDGSFLEDQDTWRLGGIHREVMLLAEPKVRIADFFYQTKLDKEYKDAVLSIRPRIDNFTGKEIHGYNLKAQLYRNNQPVFQKPLERSAESIINEIYPRLDNVKFGLLETTVKNPDKWSDEIPNLYTLVLSLEDSTGNLLEAKSCKIGFRSIEFAKDNSKLLINGKQTYLYGVNRPDHSPTKGKALSREDILQDVQTIKRFNFNCIRTSHYPMDPYLYDLCDEYGILVIDEANLETHGLGGKLSNDPQWTGAYMDRITRMAMRDKNHPSIIIWSLGNEAGRGPNHAAMSAWIHDFDITRPVHYEPAMGNPRLEGYIDPSDPRYLKSNDHSHRLQNPQDEPWVDIVSRMYPGIFTPKLLATQANGDHRPIFFVEYSHAMGNSNGNLKEFWDEFRSTPRVIGGAIWEFKDQGILQRDSSGAAYYAYGGDFGEKYFDNFTIKGIVASDGRPKAAMYECKRIFQGAQCELVDAAKGLIKITNRHAVKNLGDYNVNLIVRADGNVVVNKTLPRISLAAGRDTIISIAAYLPEMKSGGEYLADIHFTLVEDKVWAARGFEIASNQFALTGLAVQKASNKIYPGLSLKETVNRYIVSGKHFTVAFDKTNGALISYDWKGKEQIAQPFLPHFKRPLTDNDRRGWKPNKRLHEWYESSLKLKSVAASLENKGIAKILSNYSLINDSASVQVTYSVNGDGVIKVDYTLMCKPGLPNIPKVGMQGGIERSFDNISWYGKGPMENYIDRRYGFDAAIYSKNIFEFMEPYAVPQENGNRTDVRWMLLANKKAEGLLVVADSLLSMSAWPYTEENIENAKHTNALKDAGYLTLNVDLVQMGVGGNDSWSDVAAPLDKYQIPAKDYSYRFYLTPFTSQKEAVTSVVKKIHY